One segment of Neisseria mucosa DNA contains the following:
- the acpS gene encoding holo-ACP synthase yields MIYGIGTDIVSLKRIIRLNKKFGLAFAQRILSPEELLEFPQAGKPVNYLAKRFAAKEAFAKAVGTGIRGVVSFRNIGVGHDALGKPELFFAPALSKWLEEQGIRGCHLSMSDEEDTVMAFVIAEK; encoded by the coding sequence ATGATTTACGGAATAGGCACGGATATTGTTTCCCTCAAACGCATTATCCGCCTGAACAAAAAATTCGGACTGGCATTTGCGCAACGCATTCTCAGCCCGGAAGAGCTGTTGGAATTTCCGCAGGCAGGCAAGCCGGTCAACTATCTTGCCAAACGCTTTGCCGCCAAGGAGGCCTTTGCCAAAGCTGTCGGGACGGGCATACGCGGCGTGGTGTCCTTCCGTAATATCGGTGTCGGGCATGACGCATTGGGCAAGCCTGAATTGTTTTTTGCACCGGCTTTGAGCAAATGGCTGGAAGAGCAGGGCATCCGCGGCTGTCATCTGAGCATGAGCGATGAAGAAGATACCGTCATGGCTTTTGTCATTGCGGAAAAATAA
- the nrdB gene encoding class Ia ribonucleoside-diphosphate reductase subunit beta, with amino-acid sequence MSYSTFSKTKNDALKEPMFFGQPVNVARYDQQKYEVFEKLIEKQLSFFWRPEEIDVSRDRIDYANLPEHEKHIFISNLKYQTLLDSIQGRSPNVAFLPLVSIPELETWIETWSFSETIHSRSYTHIIRNIVNDPSVVFDDIVQNKYIIARAEDIACYYDDLIEYTQYYNLLGEGTHNVGGKLVTVSLRELKKKLYLCLMCVNVLEAIRFYVSFACSFAFAERELMEGNAKIIKLIARDEALHLTSTQHMLNLMRAGADDPEMAEIANELQDECFNLFKKAAEQEKEWAAYLFKDGSMIGLNKEILAQYVEYITNLRMQAVGLPAGFEGATQNPIPWINAWLSSDNVQVAPQEVEISSYLIGQIDSEVSADDLGDFEL; translated from the coding sequence ATGTCCTACAGCACCTTTTCCAAAACCAAAAACGACGCGCTGAAAGAGCCGATGTTTTTTGGTCAGCCGGTAAATGTCGCCCGTTATGACCAGCAGAAATACGAAGTATTTGAAAAACTGATTGAAAAACAATTATCTTTCTTCTGGCGTCCGGAAGAAATCGACGTGTCGCGCGACCGTATCGACTACGCCAATCTACCTGAACACGAAAAACATATTTTCATCAGCAATCTGAAATATCAAACCCTGCTCGATTCGATCCAAGGCCGCAGCCCGAATGTTGCGTTCTTACCTTTGGTGTCTATTCCCGAGCTGGAAACGTGGATTGAAACGTGGAGCTTCAGCGAAACCATCCACTCGCGCAGCTACACTCATATCATCCGCAATATCGTGAATGATCCGTCAGTCGTATTCGATGATATTGTGCAAAACAAATACATTATCGCCCGCGCCGAAGACATTGCCTGCTATTACGATGATTTGATTGAATACACCCAGTATTACAACCTGTTGGGTGAAGGCACGCACAATGTCGGCGGCAAGCTCGTTACCGTATCTTTGCGCGAGTTGAAGAAAAAACTCTATCTCTGCCTGATGTGCGTCAACGTATTGGAAGCCATCCGCTTTTACGTTTCATTCGCCTGTTCGTTCGCCTTTGCAGAGCGCGAATTGATGGAAGGCAACGCCAAAATCATCAAGCTGATTGCCCGTGATGAAGCCCTGCATTTGACCAGCACCCAGCATATGCTCAACCTGATGCGTGCCGGTGCCGATGATCCTGAAATGGCTGAAATTGCCAATGAATTGCAGGACGAATGCTTCAACCTCTTTAAAAAAGCAGCCGAGCAGGAAAAAGAATGGGCGGCCTATCTGTTTAAAGACGGCTCAATGATTGGCCTAAATAAAGAAATTTTGGCTCAATACGTTGAATACATTACCAATCTGCGTATGCAGGCGGTTGGCCTTCCAGCCGGATTTGAAGGTGCGACCCAAAACCCGATTCCTTGGATTAACGCGTGGTTGTCTTCTGACAATGTACAGGTTGCGCCGCAGGAAGTGGAAATTTCTTCTTACTTAATCGGTCAGATTGATTCGGAAGTCAGCGCGGACGATTTGGGCGATTTCGAGCTGTAA
- the nrdA gene encoding class 1a ribonucleoside-diphosphate reductase subunit alpha, whose protein sequence is MNAATNIKVTKRDGRLEDIDLDKIHRVVTWAAEGLQNVSVSQVELKSHIQFYNGIRTDDIHETIIKAAADLISQDTPDYQYLAARLAIFHLRKIAYGEFEPPHLYDHVKKLTDAGKYDRHIIADYSREEFDELNAYIDHSRDMTFSYAAVKQLEGKYLVQNRVTRQIYETPQFLYILVAMCLFSKYPKETRLDYVKRFYDAVSTFKVSLPTPIMSGVRTPTRQFSSCVLIECDDSLDSINATTSAIVKYVSQRAGIGINAGRIRGLGSEIRGGEAQHTGCIPFFKMFQAAVKSCSQGGVRGGAATLFYPLWHIEAESLLVLKNNRGVEDNRIRQLDYGVQINRLLYTRLIKGGNITLFSPNEVPGLYDAFFADQDEFERLYTKYEQDPNIRKRTLPATELFSTLMQERAGTGRIYIQNVDHCNTHSPFDPRVAPVHQSNLCMEIALPTKPLDNINDPNGEIALCTLSAFNLGALNNLDELEELADLTVRALDALLDYQDYPVAAARTATMNRRTLGIGVINYAYYLAKNGVRYSDDSALGLTHRTFEAMQYYLLKASVNLAKEYGACPLFNQTVYSQGKLPIDTYKKDLDAVCNEPLHYDWESLRADIVKYGLRNSTLTALMPSETSSQIANATNGIEPPRGLVSVKASKDGILKQVVPEFETLKDAYETLWQLPGNEGYLKLVGVMQKFVDQSISANTAYDPNKFEGSKVSMKQMLKDLLTAYKYGVKTLYYHNTRDGADDTQTDIQDDGCAGGACKI, encoded by the coding sequence ATGAATGCAGCAACGAATATTAAAGTAACCAAACGCGACGGACGCTTGGAAGATATCGATTTAGACAAAATCCACCGTGTTGTTACTTGGGCGGCGGAAGGCTTACAAAACGTCTCCGTATCGCAAGTCGAGCTCAAATCACATATTCAGTTTTACAACGGTATCCGTACCGACGACATCCATGAGACCATCATCAAGGCCGCGGCCGACCTGATCTCACAAGACACGCCCGATTATCAATATCTGGCTGCCCGCCTCGCCATTTTCCATCTGCGCAAAATCGCTTACGGCGAGTTCGAACCGCCCCACCTCTACGATCACGTTAAAAAACTGACCGATGCGGGCAAATACGACCGCCACATCATCGCAGATTACAGTCGCGAAGAGTTTGACGAGCTGAATGCCTATATCGACCATAGCCGCGACATGACCTTCTCTTATGCTGCCGTGAAACAGCTCGAAGGCAAATATCTGGTTCAAAACCGCGTGACCCGCCAAATTTATGAAACGCCTCAGTTTTTATACATTTTGGTGGCCATGTGTCTCTTTAGCAAATATCCGAAAGAGACCCGTTTGGATTACGTCAAACGATTTTACGACGCCGTTTCCACATTCAAAGTATCGCTGCCTACGCCTATCATGAGCGGCGTGCGTACGCCTACCCGTCAATTCTCAAGCTGCGTATTGATTGAATGCGACGACAGCCTCGACTCCATCAACGCCACCACCAGTGCGATTGTGAAATACGTTTCCCAACGAGCAGGCATCGGCATCAACGCCGGCCGTATCCGCGGCTTGGGTAGCGAAATCCGTGGCGGTGAAGCGCAACATACCGGCTGTATCCCATTCTTCAAAATGTTCCAGGCGGCCGTTAAGTCCTGCTCACAAGGCGGCGTACGCGGCGGCGCGGCAACCTTGTTCTACCCATTGTGGCACATCGAAGCCGAAAGCCTGTTGGTATTGAAAAACAACCGCGGCGTGGAAGACAACCGCATCCGCCAACTGGACTACGGCGTGCAAATCAACCGCCTGCTGTACACCCGCTTGATTAAAGGCGGCAACATTACCCTGTTCTCGCCGAATGAAGTTCCGGGTTTGTATGATGCGTTTTTTGCCGACCAAGACGAATTCGAGCGTCTCTACACGAAATACGAGCAAGACCCGAACATCCGCAAACGCACTTTGCCGGCAACAGAATTGTTCTCCACCCTGATGCAGGAGCGCGCCGGTACCGGTCGTATCTATATCCAAAACGTTGATCACTGCAACACGCACAGCCCTTTTGATCCACGCGTTGCGCCTGTTCATCAGTCCAACTTGTGCATGGAAATCGCCCTGCCGACCAAACCTTTGGACAACATCAACGATCCGAACGGCGAAATTGCCTTGTGCACCTTGTCCGCCTTCAACTTGGGCGCATTGAACAACTTGGACGAACTGGAAGAACTCGCCGATTTGACCGTACGCGCACTTGATGCCCTGCTGGACTATCAAGACTATCCGGTTGCAGCCGCACGCACCGCAACCATGAACCGCCGCACGCTCGGCATCGGCGTCATCAACTACGCCTACTATTTGGCGAAAAACGGCGTACGTTACAGCGACGACTCTGCGCTTGGCCTGACCCACCGCACCTTTGAAGCCATGCAGTATTACCTGCTCAAAGCATCGGTGAACCTTGCCAAAGAATACGGCGCATGTCCGCTCTTCAACCAAACCGTTTATTCGCAAGGCAAACTGCCCATCGACACCTACAAAAAAGACTTGGACGCCGTGTGCAACGAGCCTTTGCACTACGACTGGGAAAGCCTGCGCGCCGACATCGTCAAATACGGCCTGCGCAACTCTACCCTGACCGCACTCATGCCGTCTGAAACCAGCTCGCAAATTGCCAACGCCACCAACGGCATCGAGCCTCCACGCGGCCTGGTCAGCGTTAAAGCATCGAAAGACGGTATTTTGAAACAAGTCGTACCGGAATTTGAAACCCTGAAAGATGCCTACGAAACCCTGTGGCAGCTTCCCGGCAACGAAGGCTACCTGAAACTCGTTGGTGTAATGCAAAAATTCGTCGATCAATCGATTTCTGCCAATACCGCCTATGACCCTAACAAATTTGAAGGCAGCAAAGTTTCCATGAAACAAATGCTGAAAGATCTGCTGACCGCCTACAAATATGGCGTCAAAACCCTGTACTACCACAACACCCGCGACGGCGCGGACGATACGCAGACCGATATTCAGGATGACGGTTGCGCTGGAGGGGCTTGTAAGATTTAA
- a CDS encoding acetate uptake transporter: MTTTKENLANPGPVGLCGFALTTWLLSLINGGFFTAQEGVGLVLSMALAFGGIAQVIAGMFEFKKGNTFGFTAFISYGAFWWTWALFIIFFKGETAPAFIGWYLCAWGMFSLMMFVATLTKPKVLSGIFFFLTLTFFALGIGDGMENHSIVHIGGCLGLVTALGAFYLAAAEVINESFGKTVLPVGERK; this comes from the coding sequence ATGACTACTACTAAAGAAAATCTGGCGAACCCAGGTCCAGTAGGCCTGTGTGGCTTTGCATTGACAACTTGGTTGCTCAGTCTGATTAACGGCGGCTTTTTTACTGCTCAAGAGGGTGTCGGCTTAGTTTTGAGCATGGCTCTCGCCTTTGGTGGTATCGCCCAAGTTATTGCCGGTATGTTTGAGTTCAAGAAAGGCAATACGTTCGGCTTTACCGCTTTTATCAGCTATGGCGCCTTCTGGTGGACATGGGCTTTGTTTATCATCTTTTTTAAAGGTGAAACAGCACCGGCATTTATCGGCTGGTATCTTTGCGCATGGGGTATGTTTTCGCTGATGATGTTTGTGGCCACCTTGACCAAGCCTAAAGTATTGAGCGGTATTTTCTTTTTTTTGACGCTGACTTTCTTTGCTTTGGGTATTGGCGATGGCATGGAAAATCATAGCATCGTCCATATCGGCGGTTGCTTAGGCTTGGTAACTGCACTTGGTGCGTTCTACTTGGCAGCGGCAGAGGTCATCAACGAATCTTTCGGCAAGACGGTTTTGCCGGTTGGCGAGCGTAAATAA
- the recO gene encoding DNA repair protein RecO: MAQPNRINHEPVFLLASAPWRESSLWVEAFSRRYGRVALLARSARKRQSELRGVLVPFVPVSASWYGSQELKTLHRAEWIGGWPQPQGRALFSGLYVNELMLKLTVREDPLPELYDVLAETMKTICCEANHIAALRRFEWTLLTRLGFAPDLFHDGNGNEINGEETYWLTPEEAVVPLAEADRFHALNKGVAVSGATLIDLREGSFVHQESLGQALKVTRLLIDNLLPEGIKSRQVLQQLQQFGLGS; encoded by the coding sequence ATGGCGCAACCGAACCGCATCAACCACGAACCTGTCTTTCTGCTTGCTTCCGCCCCTTGGCGCGAGAGTAGCTTGTGGGTAGAGGCCTTCAGCCGCCGTTATGGACGTGTGGCTTTGTTGGCCAGAAGTGCGCGCAAACGACAGAGCGAGTTGCGCGGCGTGTTGGTGCCGTTTGTGCCGGTGAGCGCGTCTTGGTATGGTTCGCAAGAGTTGAAGACCTTACATCGCGCCGAATGGATAGGCGGTTGGCCGCAGCCGCAGGGCAGGGCTTTGTTCAGCGGATTGTATGTGAACGAGTTGATGCTGAAGTTGACCGTCCGCGAAGACCCGTTGCCCGAGCTTTACGATGTTTTGGCGGAAACCATGAAAACCATTTGTTGCGAGGCCAACCACATTGCCGCTTTGCGTCGTTTTGAATGGACGCTGCTGACACGCTTGGGCTTTGCCCCCGATTTGTTCCATGACGGCAACGGCAATGAAATCAACGGCGAAGAAACGTATTGGCTCACGCCGGAAGAGGCTGTGGTGCCCTTGGCAGAGGCCGACCGCTTTCACGCGCTCAATAAAGGCGTTGCCGTATCGGGTGCGACGTTAATCGATTTGAGGGAAGGCAGTTTCGTTCATCAGGAAAGTCTGGGGCAGGCTTTGAAAGTAACGCGGCTTTTGATTGACAACCTTCTGCCCGAGGGCATCAAGTCTCGGCAGGTTTTGCAACAGTTGCAGCAGTTTGGTTTGGGCAGTTGA
- a CDS encoding epoxyqueuosine reductase QueH — MTEKTTPIVTNIDRPILVPPGGHKKVLLHSCCAPCSGEVMEALLASGIDYTIYFYNPNIHPHKEYMLRKEENMRFADKFGIPFIDKDDDYENDRKEWFAKAKGMEFEPERGIRCTMCFDMRFEKTAQYAHENGFHVFTSSLGISRWKDMKQINGCGHRAAEPYDDLVYWDFNWRKGGGSARMIEISKREHFYQQEYCGCAYSLRDSNAHRKSQGRIPIKLGVLYYGDESTQYEPQAESKIIVEK, encoded by the coding sequence ATGACCGAAAAAACCACGCCTATCGTTACCAATATCGACCGCCCCATCCTCGTTCCGCCCGGCGGTCATAAAAAAGTCCTGCTGCATTCCTGCTGCGCCCCGTGCAGCGGCGAAGTAATGGAAGCCCTGCTTGCCAGCGGCATCGACTACACCATTTATTTTTACAACCCCAATATCCATCCGCACAAAGAATATATGCTGCGCAAAGAAGAAAACATGCGCTTTGCGGATAAATTCGGCATTCCCTTCATCGACAAAGACGACGACTACGAAAACGACCGCAAAGAATGGTTCGCCAAAGCCAAAGGCATGGAATTCGAACCCGAACGCGGTATCCGCTGCACCATGTGTTTCGACATGCGTTTTGAAAAAACGGCCCAATACGCCCATGAAAACGGCTTCCATGTATTCACCAGCTCACTGGGCATTTCACGCTGGAAAGACATGAAACAGATCAACGGCTGCGGCCATCGCGCTGCCGAGCCCTACGATGACTTGGTTTATTGGGATTTCAACTGGCGCAAAGGCGGCGGCAGCGCACGCATGATTGAAATCAGCAAGCGCGAACATTTCTACCAACAAGAATACTGCGGATGCGCCTATTCCCTGCGCGACTCCAATGCCCACCGCAAATCGCAAGGCCGCATCCCCATCAAGCTGGGCGTGTTGTATTACGGTGATGAATCCACTCAATACGAGCCTCAAGCCGAAAGCAAAATCATCGTTGAGAAATAA
- a CDS encoding patatin-like phospholipase family protein, which translates to MPKFQLKSTLSILSLALLSACSLVKYQPIAGIDAVDLKQGYRFETSKLQREDDDDTLIVVMFSGGGTRAAALGYGVLEQLNQQQVTIGGKRKSLLANVDVVVGVSGGSVLAAYFALKGEDTIPLFYKRFLHQNFQRQVIKQAFSMSNLPRLASPEYGRGDLLQEQFENYLFGKATFRDLEKHGKGPFAIISATDMGIGERFNFTQEYFDPMCIDLGNLRIARAVAASSSVPMVFAPITLNNNGGRCNYTPPIKIENVDDSETGRQQSRTIKEFYERFQKYADGKNRPYIHLIDGGLTDNLGMRSLLDMTEMYPEKILTHKIKQNKIRHIVVINVNAQNQVSSNLDKTAAVPGFRDVVSSIVNIPIDQNSQESLRRFRAFVDQWNKDKQTDGISFSFVSLNLKDLPPSELREKVLNIPTSFYLPPEDVDNLCTAAAELMKQSLDYRNLLTEFAAHHNPDTIFAEPPPDAKDFKPLNEKETQKQSVP; encoded by the coding sequence ATGCCGAAATTCCAGCTCAAATCCACGCTTTCCATACTTTCTCTCGCCCTGTTATCCGCCTGCTCCTTGGTGAAATACCAACCCATTGCCGGTATTGATGCAGTCGATTTGAAGCAAGGCTACCGCTTTGAAACCAGCAAACTCCAGCGTGAAGACGATGACGATACCTTAATTGTCGTCATGTTTTCAGGCGGAGGAACGCGTGCGGCGGCCTTGGGTTACGGCGTTTTGGAACAGCTTAACCAGCAGCAGGTAACCATCGGCGGTAAGAGAAAATCCTTGCTGGCCAACGTCGATGTCGTCGTCGGCGTATCCGGCGGATCGGTTTTGGCCGCCTATTTCGCATTAAAAGGCGAAGACACCATCCCATTGTTTTACAAACGCTTCCTGCATCAAAACTTCCAACGCCAAGTCATCAAACAAGCCTTTTCCATGTCCAACCTACCCCGCCTTGCCTCCCCCGAGTACGGGCGCGGAGATTTGTTGCAGGAGCAGTTTGAAAACTATCTTTTCGGCAAAGCCACTTTCCGCGATTTGGAAAAACACGGAAAAGGCCCGTTTGCCATCATTTCCGCCACCGATATGGGCATAGGCGAACGCTTCAACTTCACGCAGGAATACTTTGATCCGATGTGTATCGACCTGGGCAACCTCCGCATCGCCCGAGCCGTCGCCGCATCCAGCTCCGTCCCCATGGTCTTTGCACCGATCACCCTAAACAACAACGGCGGACGCTGCAACTACACGCCGCCGATTAAAATCGAAAACGTAGACGACAGTGAAACAGGCAGACAACAAAGCCGCACTATAAAAGAGTTTTACGAGCGATTCCAAAAATACGCAGACGGGAAAAACCGCCCCTACATCCACCTGATAGACGGCGGCCTGACCGACAATCTGGGCATGCGCAGCCTTTTGGACATGACGGAGATGTATCCGGAAAAAATTCTGACGCATAAAATCAAACAAAACAAAATCCGCCATATCGTCGTTATCAACGTCAATGCGCAAAACCAAGTCAGCAGCAATTTGGACAAAACCGCGGCCGTTCCCGGTTTCCGCGACGTCGTCTCCTCCATCGTCAATATCCCCATCGACCAAAACTCGCAAGAATCCCTGCGCCGTTTCCGCGCCTTCGTCGATCAGTGGAATAAAGACAAACAAACCGACGGCATCAGCTTCTCCTTCGTCAGCCTCAACCTCAAAGACCTCCCTCCTTCCGAGTTGAGGGAAAAAGTATTGAACATTCCGACCAGTTTTTATCTGCCGCCGGAAGATGTGGACAACCTGTGTACCGCCGCTGCCGAACTGATGAAGCAATCGCTGGACTACCGCAACCTGCTGACAGAATTTGCAGCACATCACAATCCAGACACCATCTTTGCCGAACCGCCGCCGGACGCTAAAGATTTCAAACCGTTAAACGAAAAAGAAACACAGAAACAATCTGTTCCATAA
- the pdxJ gene encoding pyridoxine 5'-phosphate synthase: protein MLLGVNIDHIATVRNARGTIYPSPVEAALIAETHGADLITMHLREDRRHIKDADVFAVKNAIRTRLNLEMALTEEMLENALNVMPEDVCIVPEKRQEVTTEGGLDVLAQQDKVAEFTKILTDAGIRVSLFIDADNAQIQAAYDVGAPVIELHTGAYADAHGHAEQMKQFERIQNGAHYASDLGLIVNAGHGLTIHNVTPIAQILAIRELNIGHSLISQALFLGLPEAVRQMKEVMFRARMLP from the coding sequence ATGTTGTTAGGCGTAAACATCGACCATATTGCCACCGTCCGCAATGCGCGCGGTACGATTTATCCCAGCCCTGTCGAGGCGGCGCTGATTGCGGAAACCCACGGCGCAGATTTGATTACCATGCACTTGCGTGAAGACCGCCGCCATATTAAAGATGCGGACGTGTTTGCCGTTAAAAACGCCATCCGCACGCGCCTGAATTTGGAAATGGCGTTGACGGAAGAAATGCTGGAAAACGCGCTCAACGTCATGCCGGAAGATGTGTGCATCGTGCCTGAAAAACGCCAAGAAGTAACCACCGAAGGCGGTTTGGACGTATTGGCGCAACAGGATAAAGTGGCCGAGTTCACCAAAATCCTGACCGACGCTGGCATCCGCGTGTCCTTGTTTATCGATGCCGACAACGCGCAAATCCAAGCCGCTTATGATGTCGGCGCGCCCGTTATCGAATTGCACACCGGTGCGTATGCCGATGCGCACGGCCACGCCGAGCAGATGAAACAATTCGAGCGCATTCAAAACGGTGCGCATTACGCCAGCGATTTGGGCTTGATCGTCAACGCCGGACACGGCCTGACCATTCACAACGTAACGCCGATTGCCCAAATTCTCGCCATCCGCGAGCTGAACATCGGCCATTCGCTGATTTCCCAAGCACTCTTCCTCGGCCTGCCTGAAGCGGTCCGCCAAATGAAGGAAGTCATGTTCAGGGCCAGAATGTTGCCTTAA
- a CDS encoding TIR domain-containing protein encodes MMFYHVLVETNEKDKNGNNKQYYELDMQDKTKLLDKFAIPYLKEQTLRINGYKINDACRFVVTKSDLNTEIIVENVKKDPRTDQFLALFYSREKASKANQYTQDITDDILEEAQNLLSTTVSEPKKELPISSNKIFIVHGRDRNLLTQVENVLRALGLEPIILQEQANIGKTIIEKIEECTDVGFGIVLYTPCDEGRLKSEDGELKSRARQNVVLEHGYLMAKLGRERVCCLVSKNVEFPSDIQGLGYIPANDFDQWKYKIAKELKAAGFDIDMNKL; translated from the coding sequence ATGATGTTTTATCATGTATTGGTAGAAACTAATGAGAAAGATAAGAATGGCAATAATAAACAATATTATGAACTTGATATGCAAGATAAAACTAAGTTATTAGATAAGTTTGCAATACCTTATCTAAAAGAACAAACATTACGAATAAATGGCTATAAAATAAATGATGCCTGCCGATTTGTTGTAACAAAGTCTGACTTAAATACCGAAATCATTGTGGAAAACGTTAAAAAAGATCCTAGAACTGACCAATTCTTAGCACTGTTTTACTCAAGAGAGAAAGCATCAAAAGCAAATCAATATACACAAGACATAACTGATGATATTTTAGAAGAAGCTCAAAATTTATTAAGTACTACTGTTTCAGAACCCAAAAAAGAGCTACCAATTAGCTCAAACAAAATTTTCATTGTTCATGGTAGAGACCGTAACCTACTTACTCAAGTAGAGAATGTACTGAGAGCATTAGGACTAGAACCAATTATTTTGCAAGAGCAAGCCAATATCGGAAAAACAATTATTGAAAAAATTGAAGAATGTACAGATGTAGGTTTTGGTATTGTTCTTTATACGCCATGCGATGAAGGTCGTCTGAAATCAGAAGATGGAGAGCTTAAATCCCGCGCAAGACAAAATGTAGTGCTTGAACATGGTTATTTGATGGCGAAGTTAGGGAGGGAAAGAGTTTGCTGCTTAGTTAGTAAAAATGTTGAATTTCCATCAGATATTCAAGGTTTAGGTTATATACCAGCAAATGATTTTGACCAATGGAAATACAAAATTGCCAAAGAGTTAAAAGCAGCAGGATTCGATATTGATATGAACAAACTTTGA
- the aroD gene encoding type I 3-dehydroquinate dehydratase has product MKPVIIKNIEIGKGLPKIAVPLVAANTQELEQALRVLKETAFDIIEFRADFFQEALDADFIAEQLGIVRQAFPDKPLLFTFRRAQEGGNTPCSEDYYFELLEKIICSKQADIIDIELFAEEGGVKQIIALAHEYQTAALLCNHDFQATPSLVDITGRLKTMAEWGADICKIAVMPQSPQDVLTLLQATYDASQIIDRPIITMSMGKTGVVSRLAGSTFGSAVTFGAAQKTSAPGQIDANELRKILAILG; this is encoded by the coding sequence ATGAAACCTGTCATCATCAAAAATATCGAGATCGGCAAAGGCCTGCCTAAAATTGCCGTGCCGCTGGTGGCCGCCAATACGCAGGAATTGGAGCAGGCTTTGCGCGTATTGAAAGAGACGGCTTTTGACATTATTGAATTTCGTGCGGATTTTTTCCAAGAGGCGCTTGATGCCGATTTTATTGCCGAGCAATTAGGCATTGTCCGACAGGCTTTTCCTGACAAGCCTTTGCTGTTTACGTTTAGAAGGGCGCAAGAGGGCGGCAATACGCCTTGTTCGGAAGACTATTATTTTGAATTATTGGAAAAAATTATCTGTTCCAAACAAGCTGATATTATCGACATCGAGCTTTTTGCCGAGGAGGGCGGCGTCAAACAAATCATCGCCTTGGCACATGAATATCAAACTGCCGCCTTGCTTTGCAATCACGATTTCCAAGCCACGCCGTCTTTGGTAGATATTACAGGCCGTCTGAAAACAATGGCCGAGTGGGGCGCGGATATCTGCAAAATTGCCGTGATGCCGCAATCGCCGCAAGATGTATTGACCCTGTTGCAGGCGACATATGATGCTTCACAAATTATCGACCGCCCGATTATTACTATGTCCATGGGTAAAACCGGAGTTGTCAGCCGCTTGGCCGGCTCGACTTTCGGCTCGGCTGTTACCTTTGGTGCAGCACAAAAAACGTCGGCTCCCGGTCAAATTGATGCCAACGAATTAAGGAAAATCTTGGCGATTTTAGGATAA
- the yfaE gene encoding class I ribonucleotide reductase maintenance protein YfaE, with the protein MALISTHDKTFQLQQGETLLEGLERTGHEVEYQCRSGYCGSCRVKILDGKVSYDNFPLAFVAPGEILPCCCRVTEDIKLDCRERIKEPDLFDVDLFEDK; encoded by the coding sequence ATGGCACTCATTAGCACACACGACAAAACCTTCCAACTCCAACAAGGCGAAACCTTATTGGAGGGCTTGGAGCGCACCGGACACGAGGTTGAATACCAATGTCGCAGCGGTTATTGCGGTTCATGCCGGGTTAAAATCTTGGATGGGAAAGTCTCTTATGATAATTTTCCGCTCGCCTTTGTCGCGCCCGGAGAAATTTTGCCGTGCTGCTGCCGGGTTACTGAAGACATCAAACTTGATTGTCGGGAGCGCATCAAAGAGCCGGATTTATTTGATGTCGATTTATTTGAAGACAAATAA